A portion of the bacterium genome contains these proteins:
- the aroA gene encoding 3-phosphoshikimate 1-carboxyvinyltransferase, with translation MRPGRQDEIPGASGDRRGGGDVPSAAGAEDAADERLDAGAGAAGDLELGPRGAVRGRLRPPGDKSVSHRALLFAAAARGTSRIRGLAPGADVAATRRALEALGVAVIDEGGASRAAGDASGEEDGGARRVVVVRGAGWAALDRAADAAPLEIDCANSGTSARLLLGLLAGTRGRFLLRGDASLSARPMARVAAPLRAFGARIEERPTLPLLVDGAALRGASVATGAASAQVKSALILAALQARGASVVVEPAPTRDHTERLLAAMGAPLRAAGTRIEIDGGRPDLAPLDLDVPGDPSSAAYAAALAALDGAGDLVVEDALLSPRRTGFYRLLAAMGADVELRVARAAPEEVGTIVVRGGRPLRGVDVAGQDVVDAVDELPLLAVVAALARGTTTIRGAAELRVKESDRIAATVRLLRAFGARAEELPDGLVVEGPAALRGAAADAGGDHRLAMCAAVAAARAAGPSLLRGGEWVRISYPSFFADLDRLAGGAEGRARGERDGR, from the coding sequence ATGCGACCAGGACGGCAGGACGAAATTCCGGGCGCCTCGGGCGATCGGCGGGGGGGCGGCGACGTCCCGTCCGCGGCGGGCGCGGAGGACGCGGCCGACGAGCGTCTCGATGCCGGCGCGGGCGCCGCGGGCGACCTCGAGCTCGGGCCGCGCGGCGCCGTGCGCGGGCGGCTGCGGCCGCCGGGGGACAAGTCGGTCAGCCACCGCGCGCTGCTCTTCGCCGCGGCCGCGCGCGGGACGTCGCGGATCCGCGGGCTCGCCCCCGGCGCCGACGTCGCGGCGACGCGGCGCGCGCTCGAGGCGCTCGGCGTCGCCGTCATCGACGAGGGCGGCGCGTCGCGCGCGGCGGGCGATGCGTCGGGCGAGGAGGACGGCGGCGCGCGGCGCGTCGTCGTCGTGCGCGGCGCGGGCTGGGCGGCGCTCGACCGCGCGGCCGACGCGGCGCCGCTGGAGATCGACTGCGCCAACTCCGGCACGAGCGCGCGGCTGCTGCTCGGGCTGCTCGCCGGGACGCGCGGACGCTTCCTGCTGCGCGGCGACGCGTCGCTCTCGGCGCGGCCGATGGCGCGGGTCGCGGCGCCGCTGCGCGCGTTCGGCGCGCGCATCGAGGAGCGGCCGACGCTGCCGCTGCTCGTGGACGGCGCCGCGCTGCGCGGCGCGTCGGTCGCGACCGGCGCGGCGAGCGCGCAGGTCAAGTCGGCGCTGATCCTCGCCGCGCTGCAGGCGCGCGGGGCGAGCGTCGTCGTCGAGCCGGCGCCGACCCGCGACCACACCGAGCGGCTGCTCGCGGCGATGGGGGCGCCGCTGCGCGCGGCCGGAACGCGGATCGAGATCGACGGCGGGCGGCCGGATCTCGCGCCGCTCGACCTCGACGTGCCGGGCGACCCGTCGTCCGCGGCCTACGCCGCGGCGCTCGCCGCGCTCGACGGGGCGGGGGACTTGGTCGTGGAGGACGCGCTGCTCTCGCCGCGGCGGACCGGCTTCTACCGGCTGCTCGCGGCGATGGGCGCGGACGTCGAGCTGCGCGTCGCGCGCGCGGCGCCGGAGGAGGTCGGGACGATCGTCGTGCGCGGCGGCCGTCCGCTTCGCGGCGTGGACGTGGCGGGCCAGGACGTCGTGGACGCGGTGGACGAGCTGCCGCTGCTCGCGGTCGTCGCGGCGCTGGCGCGCGGGACGACGACGATCCGCGGCGCCGCGGAACTGCGCGTGAAGGAGTCGGACCGGATCGCCGCGACGGTGCGGCTGCTGAGGGCGTTCGGGGCGCGGGCCGAGGAACTGCCGGACGGCTTGGTCGTCGAGGGGCCGGCCGCGCTGCGCGGCGCGGCGGCGGACGCGGGGGGCGACCATCGCCTCGCGATGTGCGCGGCGGTGGCCGCGGCGCGCGCCGCCGGCCCGTCGCTGCTGCGCGGCGGCGAGTGGGTGCGGATCTCCTACCCGTCGTTCTTCGCGGACCTCGACCGGCTGGCGGGCGGGGCGGAGGGGCGGGCGCGCGGCGAGAGGGACGGACGATGA